In the genome of Tannockella kyphosi, one region contains:
- a CDS encoding bifunctional diguanylate cyclase/phosphodiesterase, with translation MKVIHHLFESTELLEQNLQDIDSAKQCLVQIFTCALEPTDAVEFAKKVKELLPNSKIIGSSVNGIIYHDKQYDQHTLLCIEQYESSNFDTTMISLENKTYQEISNEVSSFWGNNQPKLLRMFVGAYYDYAHQLIETLNIAMIKTQIAGGMSGELYQSKTTPFVFDDTTYQSNALICAGVYGETFSTFHRINTSHTPVTKTYTITGVKDRVITTIENVPAREWLEEKLGFLSTKHYTTWEETAKLDPLVRFQISLESHPSAIRFVHFDEDSQQISQYFSRLEKGTKFKISYTSPSKCIEEVKETTYLVKNSSMETLFCYSCLFRKLYLKNCAQWELTTFHKNPVNGVFLLGEFGYDNGANTLLNGSCVLTGFGEKENYLDVDVDVLKHLDDIQDDSQDLLEFLTNKQGRTSSVENDVILDQIINKESGYNSQTLLESTYGLGNMFQFELDVKDNKFNKICLIKIENSDILHSHLGLNEYFENIQQFIQMMKYSPLFQDHNDFIIPYIFDNSTFVLAGKNILSTHDFIDFVHKMEFICNDHQNKTLTTPFLLRFIVVDKGDSLLEEAYIQLEHNKLSQNRMIISSLQPVQSNASKSELDAIQLIQYALTNDKIIPYYQGLYNNKTKCIDKYEALMRLEDMDGNIHTPYSFMPISKKYRLYLDLNIRMIDQALNDFNGLDYGININLSAHDISSSKLKTFIIKKLASHKNPSQITFEIVEEDYIEDMSSLNDFIKEIRTYGAKIAVDDFGSGYSNLYEIIKIHPDVIKIDGQIIKELDKDKDSEVLLDIISSLGDKLSIDLVAEYVENKEIQEKVEKFHILHSQGYYFAKPLPFDSIFKNN, from the coding sequence ATGAAAGTCATACATCATTTGTTTGAATCAACTGAATTATTGGAACAAAATTTACAGGATATTGATAGTGCTAAGCAGTGCTTAGTGCAAATTTTTACGTGTGCTTTAGAGCCTACAGATGCTGTCGAATTTGCTAAAAAAGTAAAAGAATTATTACCAAATAGTAAAATAATAGGGAGTAGTGTAAATGGTATTATTTATCATGATAAACAATACGATCAACATACTTTACTATGTATAGAACAGTATGAATCTAGTAATTTCGATACAACCATGATTTCTTTAGAGAATAAAACATATCAAGAAATTAGTAATGAAGTATCTTCGTTTTGGGGTAATAACCAACCAAAATTACTTCGAATGTTTGTCGGCGCATATTATGATTACGCTCATCAACTTATCGAAACATTAAACATAGCAATGATTAAAACACAAATTGCTGGAGGAATGTCAGGAGAATTATATCAAAGTAAAACAACTCCTTTTGTTTTTGATGATACTACTTATCAATCAAATGCTTTGATATGTGCAGGTGTTTATGGAGAAACATTTAGTACGTTCCACCGTATTAATACCTCACATACACCGGTTACAAAAACATATACAATTACAGGTGTAAAAGATCGTGTAATTACTACAATAGAAAATGTTCCTGCCAGAGAATGGTTAGAAGAGAAACTAGGATTCTTAAGCACAAAACATTATACAACATGGGAAGAAACAGCGAAATTAGACCCTTTGGTCCGCTTTCAAATATCATTAGAAAGTCATCCTAGTGCAATTCGTTTTGTCCATTTTGATGAAGATTCACAACAAATATCTCAGTATTTTAGTCGTTTAGAAAAAGGAACTAAATTTAAAATTAGTTATACTTCACCTTCTAAATGTATTGAAGAAGTAAAAGAAACTACTTATTTAGTTAAAAATAGCTCAATGGAAACATTATTTTGTTACAGTTGTTTATTTAGAAAGTTATATTTAAAAAATTGTGCACAATGGGAATTAACTACTTTTCATAAAAATCCTGTTAATGGAGTTTTCTTGTTAGGTGAGTTTGGTTATGATAATGGAGCGAATACACTTTTAAATGGTTCTTGTGTTTTAACTGGTTTCGGTGAAAAAGAAAACTATTTAGATGTGGATGTGGATGTTTTGAAGCATCTAGATGATATTCAAGATGATAGTCAGGATTTGCTTGAGTTTTTAACAAATAAACAAGGGCGTACTTCTTCTGTTGAAAATGATGTTATTTTAGATCAAATTATTAATAAAGAATCTGGTTATAACAGTCAAACATTATTAGAATCTACTTATGGATTAGGGAATATGTTTCAATTTGAATTGGATGTAAAAGATAATAAGTTTAATAAGATATGTTTAATTAAAATTGAGAATTCTGATATTTTACATTCTCATTTAGGTTTAAACGAATATTTTGAAAACATTCAACAATTCATTCAAATGATGAAATATTCTCCTTTATTTCAAGATCATAATGATTTTATTATCCCTTATATATTTGATAACAGTACATTTGTATTGGCTGGTAAAAATATACTTTCTACCCATGATTTTATTGATTTTGTTCATAAAATGGAATTTATATGCAATGATCATCAAAACAAAACATTAACAACACCTTTCCTTTTACGTTTTATAGTTGTTGATAAGGGAGATTCTTTATTAGAAGAAGCTTATATACAATTAGAACATAACAAATTATCACAAAACAGGATGATTATTAGTTCACTACAACCTGTTCAAAGTAATGCCTCAAAATCAGAATTAGATGCTATTCAATTAATTCAATATGCTTTAACGAATGATAAAATCATTCCTTATTATCAAGGGCTATATAATAATAAAACAAAATGTATTGATAAATACGAGGCTTTAATGCGTTTAGAAGACATGGATGGAAATATCCATACACCTTATTCATTTATGCCTATTTCTAAAAAATATCGTTTATATTTAGATTTAAATATTCGTATGATTGATCAAGCATTAAATGATTTTAATGGATTAGATTATGGTATTAATATTAATTTATCAGCACATGATATTTCTTCATCAAAACTGAAAACTTTTATTATAAAGAAACTTGCGTCTCATAAAAATCCTTCTCAGATTACTTTTGAAATTGTAGAAGAAGATTATATAGAAGATATGTCTAGTTTAAATGATTTTATTAAAGAAATACGAACTTATGGTGCAAAAATAGCGGTCGATGATTTTGGTTCTGGATACTCAAATCTTTATGAAATTATTAAGATACATCCGGATGTTATTAAAATAGATGGACAAATTATTAAAGAATTAGATAAAGATAAAGATAGTGAAGTTTTATTAGATATAATTAGTTCTTTAGGTGATAAGTTATCGATTGATTTAGTTGCTGAATATGTTGAGAATAAGGAAATTCAAGAAAAAGTAGAAAAGTTTCATATTTTGCATTCACAAGGATATTATTTTGCGAAACCTTTACCATTTGATAGTATATTTAAAAATAACTAA
- the nfsB gene encoding oxygen-insensitive NAD(P)H nitroreductase, giving the protein MDIIDLMENRYSCKQFEPNRKLTNEQLLAVESLLQLAPSSTNLQPWHFVIANTQIGKEKIATACKQEYPTNVAKILDSCITVVFSCKARLEEDYLVKLLQKEASDGRFINHEAMSLAHQSRCQFSDMHIYKERDFQHWTENQLFLNLGSFLVGVAMLGLDSICIEGIDKYGLDSLLNLNEKGFTSCFVVAIGYASPNDPNVNVPKSRFDKKDIIERI; this is encoded by the coding sequence ATGGATATTATTGATTTAATGGAAAATCGTTATTCATGTAAACAATTTGAACCAAATAGAAAATTAACCAATGAACAATTGTTAGCAGTTGAAAGTTTATTACAGTTAGCACCATCTTCTACAAATTTACAACCTTGGCATTTTGTTATTGCTAATACACAGATTGGCAAAGAAAAAATTGCTACTGCATGTAAACAAGAGTATCCAACGAATGTAGCAAAAATTTTAGATTCTTGTATTACGGTTGTATTTTCATGTAAAGCTAGGCTAGAAGAAGATTATTTAGTTAAATTATTACAAAAAGAAGCTAGTGATGGAAGGTTTATAAATCATGAAGCAATGTCTTTAGCTCATCAAAGTAGGTGTCAGTTTAGTGACATGCATATTTATAAAGAACGTGATTTTCAGCATTGGACTGAAAATCAGTTATTTTTAAATTTAGGCTCTTTTTTAGTAGGGGTCGCAATGTTAGGACTAGATTCTATTTGTATTGAAGGCATCGATAAATATGGCTTAGACAGCCTATTGAATCTAAATGAAAAAGGATTTACATCTTGTTTTGTTGTTGCAATAGGTTATGCTTCGCCAAATGATCCAAATGTAAATGTACCTAAATCAAGATTTGATAAAAAGGATATCATAGAAAGGATTTAA
- a CDS encoding 6-carboxytetrahydropterin synthase encodes MLKRMYQYKFYLDANHYVLIENRLGQVHPHTWEITVMVEVQGEKVIPFSQIEAVIKDLLSIYQNSLLNDLAPFDKRFPTLEVIGDYFTELIDEEMLKRKWSLRSFTISETPSRSYITRY; translated from the coding sequence ATGTTAAAGAGAATGTATCAATATAAGTTCTATTTAGATGCAAATCACTATGTATTAATTGAAAATCGCTTAGGACAAGTTCATCCACATACATGGGAAATTACTGTTATGGTTGAAGTACAGGGTGAAAAAGTAATTCCTTTTAGTCAAATTGAAGCAGTTATTAAAGATCTTTTATCTATTTATCAAAATAGTTTATTAAATGATTTAGCTCCTTTTGATAAAAGATTTCCAACCTTAGAAGTGATTGGTGATTATTTTACAGAACTAATTGATGAAGAAATGTTAAAAAGAAAATGGTCACTGCGAAGTTTTACAATAAGTGAAACGCCTTCAAGAAGTTATATTACTAGATATTAA
- a CDS encoding GGDEF domain-containing protein — translation MDSFNYDFLLEQLKKILLNVELTKDDLVSCDKTINNVQEGLLYLSNCVQELNEFSSNICKGNLDAPLPGRHNLLTGGLKELHGVLKHLTWQTQQVANGDYAQKVIFLGDFSESFNEMIRQLEERENKLKENAITLKKTTDLLKVIMDAHSDWIVVEDIESGVIIYNNKEEAYQLETFSLRQIHFTKMDSALANEETTIYYNEILKSYHALRSYDFLWEGKRALVHYVSDVTKEQTNQLNLTQIAYSDALTGCYNRRFCFNEIKKRLTVNDSFSITLIDINDLKIVNDNFGHNQGDYYINYVTKCTIQHIDHTTEYLCRIGGDEFVVISTLSYLEMEQKMQSVFNEIIAASPKEYTMSISYGIQEVETGCGNSIEKILDECDQKMYLFKQEYKLSRGA, via the coding sequence ATGGATTCGTTTAATTATGATTTTCTTTTAGAACAACTCAAGAAAATACTTTTAAATGTAGAGCTTACTAAAGATGATTTAGTATCTTGTGACAAAACAATCAACAATGTTCAAGAAGGATTGCTCTATTTATCGAATTGTGTCCAAGAACTTAATGAGTTTTCTAGCAATATTTGTAAAGGTAATTTAGATGCCCCTTTACCAGGACGACACAACTTATTAACCGGTGGCTTAAAAGAATTACATGGAGTTTTGAAGCATTTAACTTGGCAAACACAACAAGTTGCAAATGGGGACTATGCTCAAAAAGTTATCTTCTTAGGAGATTTTTCTGAGTCTTTTAATGAAATGATTCGTCAATTAGAAGAAAGAGAAAATAAACTAAAAGAAAATGCAATCACTTTAAAAAAAACAACTGATCTATTAAAAGTAATCATGGATGCCCACAGTGATTGGATCGTTGTGGAAGATATAGAATCTGGGGTTATTATATATAATAATAAAGAGGAAGCTTATCAACTAGAAACTTTTTCCCTTCGTCAAATCCATTTTACTAAAATGGATTCTGCACTAGCAAATGAGGAAACAACAATATACTATAATGAAATTTTAAAATCTTACCATGCTTTACGTTCTTATGATTTTCTATGGGAAGGAAAAAGAGCTTTAGTCCATTATGTTTCAGATGTCACAAAAGAACAAACAAATCAACTAAATTTAACACAAATTGCTTATAGTGATGCTTTAACTGGTTGTTATAACCGTCGTTTTTGCTTTAACGAAATTAAAAAAAGATTAACTGTTAATGACTCATTTTCAATAACCTTGATTGATATTAATGACTTAAAAATTGTAAATGATAATTTTGGTCATAACCAAGGAGATTACTATATTAATTATGTAACAAAATGTACTATCCAACATATTGATCATACTACTGAGTATTTATGTAGAATCGGAGGCGATGAATTTGTTGTCATTTCTACGCTTTCTTATTTAGAGATGGAACAGAAGATGCAGTCTGTCTTTAATGAAATTATAGCTGCTAGTCCTAAAGAATATACAATGTCTATTAGTTATGGGATACAAGAAGTAGAAACAGGATGTGGAAATAGTATAGAAAAAATTTTAGACGAGTGTGATCAAAAAATGTATCTTTTTAAACAAGAATATAAATTAAGTAGGGGGGCGTAA
- a CDS encoding 6-carboxytetrahydropterin synthase has protein sequence MGCYKYSFSFNAAHSNRLDNTQVHTHSFVVSAFLKHQENMSYDITEKKLITYLRRYKGKYLNDIFFEIPTIEVIAEEIFKDFDRLIGNKNLIALELSDSPIQLYRIERVE, from the coding sequence ATGGGATGTTATAAATATTCTTTTAGTTTTAATGCTGCTCATAGCAATAGATTAGACAATACACAAGTTCATACTCATTCATTTGTGGTAAGTGCTTTTTTGAAGCATCAAGAAAATATGTCTTATGATATTACGGAAAAAAAATTAATCACCTATTTAAGGAGATACAAAGGGAAATATTTAAATGATATTTTCTTTGAAATTCCAACTATTGAAGTGATTGCAGAAGAAATCTTTAAAGATTTCGATCGTCTGATAGGGAATAAGAATCTAATCGCATTAGAACTTAGTGATTCACCTATACAGCTATATCGCATTGAAAGGGTTGAATAA
- a CDS encoding zinc ribbon domain-containing protein gives MQITLFLLIILVCLIGGLVFYIKTKIEEFSRTAFGTKSLLQGFQKIEQEYVSTPKSIAGVTRLYLPNIMEDFPDFHYDEMRERAEHVLSAYLLSINNNHIDLPDYVNSDLIHQLELHLAMLSSKQYKEHFTNMLIHDCQLNNYTKQKGKCKITFQASIQYYHYVEDNNKEIVSGNKSVCFQTRYNIDVIYIQDRDLAEFEYSDALALNCPNCGAPVKNLGDKFCEYCGSGIVSLNIKTWSVSDVKEV, from the coding sequence ATGCAAATTACATTATTTTTATTAATTATTTTAGTTTGTTTGATAGGTGGATTAGTTTTTTATATAAAAACTAAAATAGAAGAGTTTTCAAGGACTGCTTTTGGGACAAAATCTTTGTTACAAGGTTTTCAAAAAATTGAACAAGAGTATGTATCAACACCTAAGTCAATAGCAGGTGTTACAAGATTATATTTACCAAATATTATGGAAGATTTTCCTGATTTTCATTATGATGAAATGAGAGAAAGAGCAGAACATGTATTGTCGGCTTATTTATTATCCATCAATAATAATCATATTGATTTACCGGATTATGTAAATAGTGATTTGATTCATCAATTAGAATTGCATTTAGCAATGCTTTCATCGAAACAATATAAAGAACATTTTACAAATATGTTAATCCATGATTGTCAGTTAAATAATTATACGAAACAAAAAGGAAAATGTAAGATTACATTTCAAGCTTCTATCCAATATTATCATTATGTAGAAGACAATAATAAAGAAATAGTTTCTGGTAATAAATCTGTTTGTTTTCAAACAAGATATAATATAGATGTTATCTATATTCAAGATCGCGATTTAGCAGAGTTTGAATATAGTGATGCTTTAGCCTTGAATTGTCCTAATTGTGGAGCACCTGTTAAAAACTTAGGTGACAAGTTTTGTGAGTATTGTGGTAGCGGAATTGTGAGTCTTAATATAAAAACTTGGTCAGTTAGTGATGTAAAAGAAGTATAA
- a CDS encoding ABC transporter ATP-binding protein has product MNKILIDAKNITKIYNENTDHALEALSDVSLIVYEGDFLCIMGPSGSGKSTLLNNISTIDEPSKGILKIDGKEIKLMSEREIGKFRYEKLGFIFQNYNLIESLTIYENIATPLSLQKKSINNIETLVKEYTDKLMISDLLHKFPNECSGGQKQRAAICRSLVTNPKIIIADEPTGNLDSKNSHDLLSMLKTMNNENNLAIVMVSHDAQIASYSSKLLFIKDGKIAAQLERGNKTQKEYFYEIIQLTSSETQDLFDN; this is encoded by the coding sequence ATGAATAAAATATTAATTGATGCTAAGAATATTACAAAAATATATAATGAAAATACAGATCATGCTTTAGAAGCACTTAGTGATGTTAGTTTGATTGTATATGAGGGTGATTTTTTATGTATTATGGGTCCTTCTGGTTCTGGTAAATCTACTTTATTAAATAATATTTCTACGATTGATGAACCTAGTAAAGGTATTTTAAAGATTGATGGTAAAGAAATAAAGTTAATGAGTGAAAGAGAAATAGGGAAGTTTAGATATGAGAAATTAGGTTTTATATTTCAAAATTATAATTTAATTGAGTCATTAACTATTTACGAAAATATTGCTACTCCTTTATCATTACAAAAGAAATCAATCAATAATATTGAAACATTAGTAAAAGAATATACGGATAAATTAATGATTAGTGATTTGCTTCATAAATTCCCTAATGAATGTTCTGGTGGTCAAAAACAAAGAGCAGCCATTTGTAGATCTTTAGTTACCAATCCTAAAATTATTATCGCAGATGAACCAACAGGTAATTTAGATAGCAAAAATTCTCACGATCTTCTGTCTATGTTAAAGACAATGAATAATGAAAATAATCTAGCGATTGTAATGGTTAGTCATGATGCTCAAATTGCTTCTTATTCATCTAAGTTATTGTTTATAAAAGATGGGAAAATTGCAGCTCAATTGGAAAGAGGGAATAAAACACAAAAAGAATATTTTTATGAAATAATCCAGTTAACTTCTAGTGAAACACAAGATTTATTCGATAATTAA
- a CDS encoding ImmA/IrrE family metallo-endopeptidase encodes MLPMTREDITKVCNIIIDYYQINIPIIDIIPIVKSIGGKVILKSDYPLNGDVRVVENKEYTFEIHISDKQNQARLNNAIACLLGHVFLHMGYLTDNEKWTDYKENQSLVGFTEYSFQAQEFADNLLMPKKDFLDYVYMNSTNDYIDIVQLSRYFCVSRYAANNRGKWLGVMKWR; translated from the coding sequence ATGTTACCAATGACTAGAGAAGATATTACCAAGGTATGTAACATTATTATTGATTACTATCAAATAAATATACCAATAATCGATATCATTCCAATCGTGAAATCAATCGGAGGAAAAGTAATACTAAAAAGTGATTATCCTTTGAATGGTGATGTTCGAGTTGTTGAAAATAAGGAATATACATTTGAAATACATATTTCTGATAAACAAAATCAAGCCCGTTTAAATAACGCAATCGCTTGTTTGCTAGGACATGTTTTTTTACATATGGGTTATTTAACAGACAATGAAAAATGGACCGACTACAAAGAAAATCAAAGTCTAGTAGGCTTTACAGAATATAGCTTTCAAGCACAAGAGTTTGCTGATAATTTATTAATGCCAAAAAAAGATTTTCTTGATTATGTTTATATGAATTCAACTAATGATTATATTGATATCGTACAATTATCACGTTATTTTTGCGTATCAAGATATGCTGCAAATAATCGTGGGAAATGGTTAGGTGTAATGAAATGGAGATAG
- a CDS encoding nitroreductase family protein, translated as MNAIFNRRSVRQFNEKEVENEKIELLLKAAMQAPSSRNQQPWEFYVIKGKENLEKLSKYNPYANAITTANLAILLVSNTQKLTKPESAVIDVAAATQNILLEATSLGLGSLWCGMWPNKERMTYVSELYQLPDYLEPISVVAIGYPSKSNANYYEDRYNENKITYINE; from the coding sequence ATGAATGCTATTTTTAATCGTCGTAGTGTACGACAATTTAATGAAAAAGAAGTAGAGAATGAAAAAATAGAATTATTATTAAAAGCTGCAATGCAAGCACCTTCTTCAAGAAACCAACAACCATGGGAATTTTATGTCATTAAAGGCAAAGAAAACTTAGAAAAATTATCAAAATACAACCCTTATGCAAATGCAATAACGACAGCTAATCTAGCAATTTTACTAGTTAGTAACACCCAAAAATTAACAAAACCTGAATCAGCTGTTATCGATGTAGCAGCAGCTACTCAAAACATCTTACTAGAGGCTACATCATTAGGGTTAGGGTCCCTTTGGTGTGGTATGTGGCCAAATAAAGAACGTATGACTTATGTTAGTGAACTGTATCAACTACCAGACTATTTAGAACCAATAAGTGTTGTTGCAATAGGATATCCTTCTAAGTCAAACGCTAATTATTATGAAGATCGATATAATGAAAATAAAATCACCTATATTAATGAATAA
- a CDS encoding glycosyltransferase: MELFYHYFFCFGLWLIVPFLFELLPAILCYLFLNKNKKPKIDIPPKMFPEITILIPVYNCQETLERCIASINDCSYENYLISILLLDTGCTDDTFDVFQLCQLKYDINMRWISSNLGKAKALNKGLFNSEGKYIVNVDTIGYFHVDSLCNIVTRFENDRSIDCLTGVVLTDKKQIKKKSSIVLRFIRRFEFLDFCKTFFTGKNYKSNIKNQMTVSAPYTVFKKSSILSTFLYDTNTLVEDSHITAQLSAKNFKVSLCENAIFYIPPTHSIRQCVYNKRQWNMDQLKIFSFQLIKKSILSSLVMYLGYMIKAIWFVSMTIYTYSIFGFYQLGISFACIYGIYLISTLFYSFNILSYLSLFCDDKKYYLHSFIFLLLHPIYKVLTYPYQFILTKKTSHLRYKNNSSYTIKDEISMFFCYVWKDITFSWLKKEEK, encoded by the coding sequence ATGGAATTATTCTATCATTATTTCTTTTGTTTTGGTTTATGGCTTATTGTTCCATTTTTATTTGAGTTACTACCTGCCATTTTATGTTATTTGTTTTTAAATAAAAATAAGAAACCTAAAATTGATATTCCTCCTAAAATGTTCCCAGAAATAACGATCTTAATTCCTGTATATAATTGTCAAGAAACGTTAGAAAGATGTATTGCTTCCATAAATGATTGTTCTTATGAAAATTATTTAATCAGTATTTTGTTGTTAGATACAGGATGTACGGATGATACGTTTGATGTTTTTCAGTTATGCCAATTAAAATATGATATTAATATGCGTTGGATTTCGTCTAATTTAGGGAAGGCGAAAGCTTTGAATAAGGGATTATTTAATAGTGAAGGAAAATATATTGTGAATGTAGATACAATTGGATATTTTCATGTTGATTCTTTGTGTAATATAGTTACACGTTTTGAAAACGATCGTTCTATTGATTGTTTAACAGGAGTTGTTTTAACTGATAAAAAACAAATAAAAAAGAAAAGTTCGATTGTTTTACGATTTATTCGTCGTTTTGAATTTTTGGATTTCTGTAAAACATTTTTTACAGGTAAAAATTATAAATCAAACATAAAAAATCAAATGACTGTTTCTGCCCCTTATACAGTATTTAAAAAATCATCAATATTATCAACTTTTTTATATGATACTAATACATTAGTAGAAGATAGTCATATAACTGCTCAATTATCAGCTAAGAATTTTAAGGTAAGTTTATGTGAGAACGCTATTTTTTATATTCCACCAACTCATTCTATACGTCAATGTGTTTATAATAAAAGACAATGGAATATGGATCAATTGAAAATATTTTCATTTCAATTAATTAAAAAATCAATTCTATCTTCCTTAGTTATGTATTTAGGATACATGATAAAGGCTATTTGGTTTGTTTCCATGACTATCTATACCTATTCAATATTTGGTTTCTATCAATTAGGTATATCATTTGCTTGTATTTATGGAATCTATCTTATTAGTACACTATTCTATAGTTTCAATATTTTATCTTACCTATCTTTATTTTGTGATGATAAAAAGTATTATTTACATTCCTTTATTTTCTTATTATTACATCCTATTTATAAGGTTTTGACATATCCATATCAGTTTATCTTGACTAAAAAAACTAGTCATTTACGCTATAAAAATAACAGTTCCTATACTATTAAAGATGAAATAAGTATGTTTTTTTGCTATGTGTGGAAAGATATTACTTTTTCATGGCTCAAAAAGGAGGAGAAATAA
- a CDS encoding V4R domain-containing protein, translated as MLEFLKSEEDNRFSWDSIGSIEEGRTNLGESMPVYVYRLFQFTIKDVLIEKYGKENAIDVFRKSGDLAGREFAKHMLNLDLPFNEFISQLQETLVESKIGVLRVEKFDVETGFAVLTIGEDLDCSGLPITGETVCNYDEGFLAGVLKEYTKKEYVVTEVDCWASGARVCRFEAKVVE; from the coding sequence ATGTTGGAATTTTTAAAAAGTGAAGAAGATAATCGTTTTAGTTGGGATTCAATAGGCTCTATTGAAGAGGGACGTACTAATTTAGGAGAATCAATGCCGGTATATGTATATCGCTTATTTCAATTTACAATTAAAGATGTTTTAATTGAAAAATATGGCAAAGAAAATGCGATTGATGTTTTTAGAAAGTCAGGGGATTTAGCTGGTCGTGAGTTTGCAAAACATATGTTAAATTTAGATTTGCCTTTTAATGAATTTATTTCTCAATTACAAGAAACATTGGTGGAAAGTAAAATTGGTGTTTTACGTGTAGAGAAGTTTGATGTTGAAACTGGATTTGCTGTATTAACAATTGGAGAAGATTTAGATTGTTCTGGTTTACCAATTACAGGTGAAACTGTATGCAACTATGATGAAGGATTTTTAGCAGGTGTTTTAAAAGAATATACAAAAAAAGAATATGTTGTGACAGAAGTAGATTGTTGGGCAAGCGGTGCTAGAGTTTGTCGTTTCGAAGCTAAAGTAGTAGAATAG
- a CDS encoding sulfotransferase domain-containing protein has product MSKKRIFICSTGRTATQFFAKYLNMMIEDSVSLHEPGTPWFSKPKQLLSQIKDYGLFHMSFGQGMNNHSMYKLSRDYIAGTISKEEACKNARKINNQVDALYKENVVVYSSGHIYGLLGLLDEIYQDSRFVFIIRDPRTWIYSALNKTEYSLYGPIEFFFRNISLQPNCFKEDPYLKDWTSFSKFEKYCWFYNKLNTYVLEEMKNKDNFQVFKYEDIFLTEDKKRNFEELLNFATDFSYQKISATFIPELIDKKIDSKQPSTSWDLWNKEDALIMEKHCGKLMRQFGYGNEEKWKTIIGNQ; this is encoded by the coding sequence ATGTCTAAAAAAAGAATATTTATATGTTCAACAGGAAGAACTGCTACGCAGTTCTTTGCTAAATACTTAAATATGATGATTGAAGATTCAGTTTCTTTACATGAACCAGGAACACCCTGGTTTTCAAAGCCAAAACAACTTTTATCACAAATAAAAGATTATGGTTTATTTCATATGTCATTTGGTCAAGGGATGAATAATCATTCTATGTATAAACTAAGTAGAGATTATATTGCTGGTACTATTTCAAAAGAGGAAGCTTGCAAAAATGCACGAAAAATTAATAATCAAGTTGATGCGTTATATAAGGAAAATGTTGTTGTGTATTCTTCTGGTCATATTTATGGCTTATTAGGGTTACTTGATGAAATTTATCAAGATTCACGTTTTGTCTTTATTATACGGGATCCTAGGACATGGATTTATTCTGCATTAAATAAAACAGAATATAGCTTGTATGGACCAATTGAGTTCTTTTTTCGTAATATTAGTTTACAACCTAATTGTTTTAAAGAGGATCCTTATCTAAAAGATTGGACAAGCTTTTCTAAGTTTGAAAAGTATTGTTGGTTCTATAATAAGTTAAATACTTACGTATTAGAAGAAATGAAAAATAAAGATAATTTTCAAGTATTTAAATATGAAGATATATTTTTAACAGAAGATAAAAAAAGAAATTTCGAAGAATTATTAAACTTTGCTACCGATTTTTCTTATCAAAAAATATCTGCTACTTTTATACCAGAATTAATTGATAAAAAAATTGATTCCAAACAACCAAGTACATCATGGGACTTATGGAATAAAGAAGATGCTTTAATCATGGAAAAGCACTGTGGTAAATTAATGAGACAATTTGGTTATGGTAATGAAGAAAAATGGAAAACTATTATTGGAAATCAATAA